The Coregonus clupeaformis isolate EN_2021a chromosome 13, ASM2061545v1, whole genome shotgun sequence genome includes a region encoding these proteins:
- the LOC121580348 gene encoding vacuolar ATPase assembly integral membrane protein vma21-like — protein sequence MDNYNKQSLNSMPGPVPDFRGNDGSLVSVLKTLLFFTIMMITLPIGLYFTSKSYLFEASGYSSNDSYFYAAIVAVIAVHVILAFFVYVAWNEGSSQTRAGKQD from the exons ATGGATAACTATAATAAACAATCGTTGAACTCAATGCCAGGTCCTGTTCCAGATTTCAGAGG GAACGATGGATCATTGGTTTCAGTACTGAAGACGTTGCTGTTCTTCACAATCATGATGATAACCCTGCCAATAGGATTATATTTTACATCAAAATCATATCTCTTTGAAG CTTCTGGATATTCCAGCAATGACAGTTATTTTTATGCTGCCATCGTGGCAGTGATAGCTGTCCATGTGATCTTGGCCTTCTTTGTGTATGTTGCATGGAACGAGGGCTCAAGTCAGACGAGAGCGGGAAAGCAGGACTAG
- the LOC121580347 gene encoding melatonin receptor type 1C-like has protein sequence MIVLSLVGNIFVVSMSVEDTVVAVYPYPLAILSIFHNDWIVGDMHCQLSGFIMGLSVIGSVFNILAISINRYCYICHSLHYDRMFSTRNTCCYLGLNWLLTAMATVPNFFVDSLQYDPHLYSCTFAQTASSY, from the coding sequence ATGATTGTTTTGTCTCTTGTAGGAAACATCTTTGTGGTGAGCATGTCGGTGGAAGACACGGTGGTGGCAGTGTACCCCTACCCCTTGGCTATCCTGTCCATCTTCCACAATGACTGGATCGTTGGGGACATGCACTGCCAGCTCAGTGGCTTCATCATGGGCCTCAGTGTCATTGGCTCCGTCTTTAACATCTTGGCCATTTCCATCAACCGCTACTGCTACATCTGCCACAGCCTGCACTATGACCGCATGTTCAGCACCAGGAACACCTGCTGCTACCTGGGCCTCAACTGGCTGCTCACTGCCATGGCCACGGTGCCAAACTTCTTTGTGGACTCTCTGCAGTATGACCCACACCTCTACTCCTGCACCTTCGCCCAGACTGCCAGCTCCTACTAG